The following proteins come from a genomic window of Candidatus Eisenbacteria bacterium:
- a CDS encoding prepilin-type N-terminal cleavage/methylation domain-containing protein, with amino-acid sequence MKCSIAGFSLIELIVVVAVMAVLASVAIPLVGVVMNREHGDATVKEMQGIQECLEAYFEDHLEFPETLEDLETDGYISSSFTEGDAFTDSWGNGYVYAIKDYNATITSLGEDQVDSKLNLSLTFSGIPILRKQTREEMKTIHIALQNYEILRGSEIVDDGSGNNGNGNGNGNGNGIVIFGNGNGNNGNGNGNEGELESSYPSLPSQWYKANQPDKCALGILITYGFMPNNDKYISDAWGKEYIYEGSPADYVTSKNF; translated from the coding sequence ATGAAATGTTCCATTGCTGGATTCAGCCTCATTGAGCTGATTGTCGTTGTGGCCGTCATGGCCGTTCTCGCCTCTGTCGCCATTCCGCTCGTCGGTGTCGTTATGAACCGGGAACATGGCGATGCAACGGTGAAAGAGATGCAGGGTATCCAAGAATGTCTGGAAGCCTACTTTGAGGACCATCTCGAATTTCCTGAAACCCTGGAGGATTTGGAGACGGATGGATATATTTCCAGCTCCTTTACGGAAGGCGACGCTTTCACTGACTCTTGGGGCAATGGGTATGTATATGCCATCAAAGATTACAATGCGACCATCACCAGCCTCGGAGAGGATCAAGTCGATTCCAAATTGAATCTCTCGCTGACCTTCAGCGGAATTCCCATTCTGCGGAAACAAACCCGCGAAGAGATGAAGACAATTCACATCGCCCTGCAAAATTATGAAATTCTGCGCGGCAGCGAGATCGTGGACGACGGCAGCGGGAACAACGGGAACGGGAATGGTAACGGGAATGGAAATGGTATTGTCATTTTTGGAAACGGGAATGGCAACAACGGGAACGGGAATGGTAACGAGGGCGAACTTGAAAGTTCTTACCCATCCCTCCCATCACAGTGGTATAAGGCAAACCAACCGGATAAATGTGCTTTGGGAATACTTATTACCTATGGATTCATGCCCAACAACGATAAGTATATTAGCGATGCTTGGGGTAAGGAGTACATATATGAGGGATCGCCGGCTGACTATGTGACCAGCAAGAACTTTTAA
- a CDS encoding prepilin-type N-terminal cleavage/methylation domain-containing protein, with protein sequence MKSKSPGMPFGMTMIELIVAVAILAVLAGVSIPVTQGVLRKAKINSTKSEMASLSRSILTHAKDVGYKPARVEWGRFPSEKAGNGKYKTILGADLEEDLFSLGWDPVTRRGWNGPYVTGETVNGDADGDGNEDTARSYQIDGWGRYYIYSNRDGKGNTVGLNDEERVIILISGGPDMDPQTTDDNITLEVFRGPIY encoded by the coding sequence ATGAAATCAAAATCCCCCGGCATGCCCTTTGGTATGACAATGATCGAGTTGATCGTCGCCGTCGCGATCCTCGCCGTCTTAGCCGGTGTTTCCATTCCGGTCACGCAAGGAGTCCTGCGAAAAGCAAAAATCAACTCAACCAAATCAGAGATGGCTTCTCTAAGCCGCTCCATTCTTACCCATGCCAAGGATGTCGGATACAAGCCGGCGCGCGTTGAATGGGGGCGGTTCCCAAGTGAAAAGGCCGGCAACGGAAAGTACAAGACTATCCTTGGCGCCGATCTGGAAGAAGATCTCTTCTCCTTGGGTTGGGACCCTGTGACAAGACGGGGATGGAATGGGCCATACGTCACCGGCGAAACGGTAAACGGCGACGCTGATGGAGACGGCAATGAGGATACGGCCCGTTCCTACCAAATCGACGGATGGGGACGCTATTATATTTATTCGAACCGCGACGGCAAGGGCAACACCGTGGGGTTGAATGACGAGGAGCGGGTCATAATCCTGATCAGCGGCGGCCCGGACATGGATCCCCAAACAACCGATGACAATATTACCTTGGAAGTATTCCGAGGCCCGATCTACTAA
- a CDS encoding pilus assembly protein PilM, translating into MGMICGVELTPDALKYAIVENKRGRQRVVSHGRVTLIEGLTPGQALAELQRQSSISVRRVRLALGTQTAHIKMHNFPPMSKADLYQVIQNEIRKELEMIPDEFVYGYEILPRRKKKDPYQVLVALTPREGIAAIEQDLAEQKFEPELITLSSLALMSHVRTLTTSMGNKAVAVLHVGSRLMVLAIVEGDSIRIVRDVAGGIEFKNLNNIQLTGTYDFNNVPEPEELERIVHVLDEIARVSQQIKKTLDYDGTSHPQSPVERLFFTGDVSGVEEIGSILENEIGLPVEMLELPSGLEIADRCVSLRNEGSVYALPLALAATSQVEKIPDLQTRVRRVRFPLGKTAAAAGVWAAVVGSALTIGITKDQVDNSKRLRNQLKEERSALMELEIEPSAPMELLSRLGGWSGVIPQQHIRRLSEILPPEALLMDLSSVRQVDGLILRAQGYIQHTSPERRLEAWNLLLTRLQQEPSYLDVRIDPMEIDSRTQTTRLPFGFTLTVEVP; encoded by the coding sequence ATGGGAATGATCTGCGGGGTTGAACTGACCCCAGATGCTTTGAAATATGCGATTGTAGAGAATAAGCGCGGCCGGCAGCGCGTCGTTTCGCACGGCCGGGTGACTCTTATTGAGGGACTGACCCCCGGTCAGGCTCTGGCTGAGCTGCAAAGACAAAGTTCAATTTCAGTCCGCCGTGTCCGTCTGGCTTTGGGGACCCAGACAGCCCACATCAAAATGCACAATTTCCCACCGATGTCCAAAGCCGACCTGTATCAGGTCATTCAGAATGAGATCCGCAAAGAACTGGAGATGATCCCCGACGAGTTTGTCTATGGATATGAGATCCTTCCGCGGCGCAAAAAAAAGGACCCTTATCAGGTCCTCGTCGCTCTGACCCCTCGCGAAGGGATTGCCGCTATCGAGCAGGATTTGGCCGAACAGAAATTTGAACCGGAGCTGATCACCCTGAGCAGTTTGGCGTTGATGTCTCATGTGCGGACGCTGACAACGAGCATGGGCAACAAGGCCGTGGCCGTCCTGCATGTCGGCAGCCGGCTCATGGTCCTTGCCATTGTCGAGGGAGATTCCATCCGGATTGTCCGTGATGTGGCTGGCGGCATAGAATTTAAAAATCTGAACAATATCCAACTGACGGGAACATATGATTTCAACAATGTTCCGGAACCTGAAGAGTTGGAGCGCATTGTCCATGTCCTTGATGAAATCGCCCGAGTGTCCCAACAAATCAAGAAAACATTGGATTACGATGGGACCTCCCATCCGCAGTCGCCGGTAGAGAGGCTTTTCTTTACAGGCGATGTGTCGGGCGTTGAAGAGATCGGATCGATTCTTGAGAATGAGATCGGCCTCCCGGTGGAAATGTTGGAGCTTCCGTCCGGCTTGGAGATTGCCGATCGATGTGTGTCCCTTCGCAATGAAGGCTCGGTCTATGCGCTGCCGCTGGCGTTGGCGGCGACGTCTCAAGTAGAAAAGATACCCGATCTGCAAACTAGAGTCCGCCGGGTCCGCTTCCCTCTGGGCAAGACGGCTGCCGCCGCCGGTGTATGGGCCGCCGTCGTGGGATCCGCGCTGACAATCGGCATCACAAAAGACCAGGTGGATAACTCAAAAAGATTACGCAACCAGCTGAAGGAAGAGCGGTCGGCTCTGATGGAATTGGAAATTGAGCCCAGCGCGCCCATGGAGCTGCTGAGCCGTCTAGGCGGCTGGTCGGGTGTGATCCCGCAGCAACACATCCGCCGTTTATCGGAAATCCTTCCCCCCGAGGCTTTGCTGATGGATCTCAGCTCGGTACGGCAAGTCGACGGTTTGATCCTTCGAGCCCAAGGCTACATCCAGCATACCAGCCCCGAGCGGCGCCTCGAGGCCTGGAATCTCCTGCTGACACGCCTGCAGCAGGAACCGTCTTATTTAGACGTTCGAATTGATCCAATGGAGATAGACAGCCGCACCCAAACGACGAGGCTGCCATTTGGTTTCACATTAACGGTGGAGGTCCCATGA